The Microbacterium sp. LWO12-1.2 genome includes a window with the following:
- a CDS encoding MmcQ/YjbR family DNA-binding protein — translation MAGIDDVREIALALPGAAESVSGHTGQPAWRLKSGQFAWMRGPSATDSRQLDELGRSWPEGPVLAVRVSGLEEKEALLAAEPEGLFTIPHFDGYPGLLVPLDAVDRDRLAEIIADAWLVRAPAKVAREWLAERGLD, via the coding sequence ATGGCGGGCATCGATGACGTGCGCGAGATCGCCCTCGCACTCCCCGGCGCAGCGGAGAGTGTGAGCGGGCACACCGGGCAGCCGGCATGGCGGCTGAAGAGCGGACAGTTCGCGTGGATGCGCGGACCGAGCGCGACGGATTCGCGTCAGCTCGACGAGCTCGGACGGTCCTGGCCGGAGGGGCCGGTGCTGGCGGTGCGGGTGAGCGGCCTGGAGGAGAAGGAGGCGCTGCTCGCCGCCGAACCCGAGGGGCTGTTCACGATTCCGCACTTCGACGGCTACCCCGGTCTGCTCGTGCCCCTGGACGCGGTGGACCGCGATCGGCTGGCCGAGATCATCGCCGATGCCTGGCTCGTGCGGGCGCCGGCGAAGGTCGCGCGCGAATGGCTCGCGGAGCGCGGACTGGACTGA
- a CDS encoding SDR family oxidoreductase produces MSEVLDPLFSVRDKVVIVTGGFGQIGAEFVRSLHERGARVAVTSRSEVADPAARLGLDDPDGRLLAVAMDITDQASVDAGFDRVLATWGVPTVVVNNAGLDTQPSAPPEVSGPFEEFPVEVFREVVDTNLVGTFLVTQAAGRRMRDAGVGGSIVNVGSIYGMVSPVQDIYAYKAEDTGIPFIKPVAYSAAKSGLYNLTRYCATYWGRAGIRVNTLTPSGVRRDTQDAKFQANYIERMPIGRMAEADEYNGALVFLASDASAYMTGSNVVVDGGWTAW; encoded by the coding sequence ATGTCTGAAGTACTCGATCCGCTGTTTTCCGTCCGGGACAAGGTGGTGATCGTCACCGGCGGCTTCGGCCAGATCGGCGCGGAGTTCGTCCGCTCGCTGCACGAACGCGGCGCCCGCGTCGCCGTCACCTCCCGCAGCGAGGTGGCCGACCCGGCTGCCCGCCTCGGACTCGACGACCCCGACGGCCGGCTGCTGGCGGTCGCGATGGACATCACCGATCAGGCGAGCGTGGATGCCGGCTTCGACCGGGTGCTCGCGACCTGGGGCGTGCCGACCGTGGTCGTGAACAACGCCGGGCTCGACACGCAGCCCAGCGCCCCGCCGGAGGTGTCAGGGCCGTTCGAGGAGTTCCCGGTGGAGGTGTTCCGGGAGGTCGTCGACACCAACCTCGTGGGCACGTTCCTCGTCACGCAGGCCGCGGGCCGGCGGATGCGGGATGCCGGCGTCGGCGGTTCGATCGTCAACGTGGGCTCGATCTACGGCATGGTCTCGCCGGTGCAGGACATCTACGCGTACAAGGCCGAGGACACCGGTATCCCGTTCATCAAGCCGGTTGCCTACTCGGCCGCCAAGTCGGGGCTGTACAACCTCACGCGCTATTGCGCCACGTACTGGGGCCGTGCCGGCATCCGCGTCAACACGCTCACCCCCTCGGGTGTGCGCCGCGACACGCAGGATGCGAAGTTCCAGGCGAACTACATCGAGCGCATGCCGATCGGCCGCATGGCCGAGGCCGACGAGTACAACGGCGCCCTGGTGTTCCTCGCCTCCGACGCCTCGGCGTACATGACCGGCTCCAACGTCGTCGTCGACGGAGGGTGGACCGCATGGTGA
- a CDS encoding fucose isomerase, with protein MTYTLPTPASRPASAPKTAYLIASGDLREAANTGGWPVQVELEAGVTGVFNDLGWTVIRANDVDPSTGHGFISSQRMGLEVFKNIPVDAPLIVAEAVWQYSHHVLAGLRTHQGPILTVANFAGDWPGLVGLLGLNAGLTKMDKPYATIWSVDFTDEWFRAGIKEWTETGAITHDASHVRGLPELPDSPEKQLGEALAAELLAEKAIIGVFDEGCMGMYNAIFDDELLNKTGIYKERLSQSALYAEMLNVGEDEADAAYDWLIDAGMTFIYGEDAATELTREQVQWQLKMYIAALRIADDFGLDAVGIQYQQGLKDLVPASDLAEGILNSTERPPVTSRDGSRVLHEGRAFPHFNEADEGVAVDALVTDRVWRAMGLVPDNTLHDVRWGEDYDGQFVWVYEISGSVPASHLGGWQNAEGWRQGHVFFPAGGATINGVSKSGELVLSRVFIADGILQADIFRASVVELPAEETQRRKDATNPEWPIAHVVLHGISRDQFMARHKANHAQTVYAPDAETADKALIAKAAMFAGMGIKVNLVGDVAV; from the coding sequence ATGACCTACACACTGCCGACCCCGGCATCCCGTCCGGCATCCGCACCGAAGACCGCGTACCTGATCGCCTCGGGCGACCTGCGCGAGGCCGCCAATACCGGCGGCTGGCCCGTGCAGGTCGAGCTCGAGGCGGGCGTCACCGGCGTCTTCAACGACCTCGGCTGGACCGTCATCCGCGCCAACGACGTCGACCCCTCCACCGGCCACGGCTTCATCTCGAGCCAGCGCATGGGACTCGAAGTCTTCAAGAACATCCCCGTCGACGCGCCGCTCATCGTCGCCGAGGCCGTGTGGCAGTACTCGCATCATGTGCTCGCCGGCCTGCGCACGCACCAGGGGCCGATCCTCACGGTCGCGAACTTCGCGGGCGACTGGCCGGGACTCGTCGGATTGCTCGGTCTGAACGCCGGCCTCACCAAGATGGACAAGCCGTACGCGACGATCTGGTCGGTCGACTTCACCGACGAGTGGTTCCGCGCCGGCATCAAGGAGTGGACCGAGACCGGCGCCATCACGCACGATGCCTCGCACGTGCGCGGCCTGCCCGAGCTGCCCGACAGCCCCGAGAAGCAGCTGGGTGAGGCGCTCGCCGCCGAGCTCCTGGCGGAGAAGGCCATCATCGGCGTCTTCGATGAGGGCTGCATGGGCATGTACAACGCGATCTTCGACGACGAGCTGCTCAACAAGACGGGCATCTACAAGGAGCGCCTGTCGCAGTCCGCGCTGTACGCCGAGATGCTGAACGTCGGCGAGGACGAGGCGGATGCCGCCTACGACTGGCTGATCGACGCGGGCATGACCTTCATCTACGGCGAGGATGCCGCCACCGAGCTCACGCGCGAGCAGGTGCAGTGGCAGCTGAAGATGTACATCGCCGCTCTCCGCATCGCCGACGACTTCGGCCTCGACGCGGTCGGCATCCAGTACCAGCAGGGTCTGAAGGACCTGGTGCCGGCATCCGACCTGGCCGAGGGCATCCTGAACTCCACCGAGCGTCCTCCCGTGACCTCGCGCGACGGCTCGCGCGTGCTGCACGAGGGCCGCGCGTTCCCGCACTTCAACGAGGCCGACGAGGGCGTCGCGGTCGACGCGCTCGTGACCGACCGTGTGTGGCGCGCCATGGGCCTGGTGCCCGACAACACGCTGCACGACGTGCGCTGGGGCGAGGACTACGACGGACAGTTCGTGTGGGTGTACGAGATCTCGGGCTCTGTTCCCGCCTCGCACCTGGGCGGATGGCAGAACGCCGAAGGATGGCGTCAGGGCCACGTGTTCTTCCCGGCGGGCGGCGCCACGATCAACGGTGTCTCGAAGTCCGGAGAGCTCGTGCTGTCGCGCGTCTTCATCGCCGACGGCATCCTGCAGGCCGACATCTTCCGCGCCTCGGTGGTCGAGCTGCCGGCGGAGGAGACCCAGCGCCGCAAGGACGCGACGAACCCGGAGTGGCCGATCGCCCACGTGGTGCTGCACGGCATCTCGCGCGACCAGTTCATGGCCCGCCACAAGGCCAACCACGCCCAGACGGTCTACGCGCCCGACGCCGAGACCGCCGACAAGGCCCTGATCGCCAAGGCCGCGATGTTCGCCGGCATGGGCATCAAGGTCAACCTGGTGGGAGACGTCGCCGTCTGA
- a CDS encoding DUF2252 domain-containing protein, protein MNSEWAAPASHRDLLDRGIAARKRTPRRALAELADGTRDPLGILAAQNRDRIPELVPLRAERMAVSPFTFYRGTAALMAADLADAPHSGILVASCGDAHVSNFGFYASAERSLMFDLNDFDEAAWAPWEWDVKRLVASIVVGGQASGRPDDVIDDAVRGAVATYARGIARATELSPTARYFTHFSVESARGLLDKASQKVIRGAVKQAERRTGERAVRRLTETDAGGRRRFLPQAPTTTPVGAEVHQLVHDLVAQYRRTASSDIALLFEHFTVSDIARRVVGVGSVGTRCYLVLFQDGEGHTLLMQPKQASRSVLVEYGRIAQPAALQEVIDASGEGARVTSMQRILQALSDPFLGHLRGPNADFYVRQFHDMKGSIDVEELEDGPFITYAQACAATVARAHSQSVTASEVAGYIGSGRVVGQALLDWARAYAEVSLADYRAFLAASVAP, encoded by the coding sequence ATGAACTCCGAGTGGGCCGCACCGGCCTCGCACCGCGACCTCCTCGACCGCGGCATCGCCGCCCGCAAACGCACGCCTCGCCGCGCCCTGGCCGAGCTGGCCGACGGCACCCGCGATCCCCTCGGCATCCTCGCCGCCCAGAATCGCGATCGCATCCCCGAGCTGGTCCCGTTGCGGGCGGAGCGGATGGCGGTGAGCCCCTTCACGTTCTACCGGGGAACCGCGGCGCTGATGGCCGCAGATCTGGCCGATGCCCCGCACAGCGGCATCCTCGTCGCATCCTGCGGAGACGCGCACGTGTCGAACTTCGGGTTCTACGCCTCGGCGGAGCGCAGCCTGATGTTCGACCTCAACGATTTCGACGAGGCGGCGTGGGCGCCCTGGGAGTGGGACGTCAAGCGACTCGTCGCCAGCATCGTCGTCGGCGGGCAGGCGTCCGGCCGACCGGATGACGTGATCGACGATGCCGTGCGCGGGGCAGTCGCCACGTATGCCCGGGGAATCGCCCGAGCCACCGAACTGAGCCCGACCGCACGCTACTTCACGCACTTCAGCGTCGAGTCGGCCAGAGGCCTGCTCGACAAGGCATCGCAGAAGGTGATCCGCGGCGCGGTCAAGCAGGCCGAGCGCCGCACCGGCGAGCGCGCGGTGCGGCGACTCACCGAGACGGATGCCGGGGGCCGACGGCGCTTCCTGCCCCAGGCGCCCACCACGACTCCGGTCGGCGCGGAGGTGCACCAGCTGGTCCATGACCTCGTCGCGCAGTACCGCCGCACCGCGAGCTCCGACATCGCCCTGCTCTTCGAACACTTCACCGTGAGCGACATCGCCCGACGGGTGGTCGGCGTCGGCAGCGTGGGCACCCGCTGCTACCTCGTGCTGTTCCAGGACGGCGAAGGCCACACCCTGCTGATGCAGCCGAAGCAGGCCTCGCGCAGCGTGCTCGTGGAGTATGGCCGCATCGCGCAGCCCGCGGCCCTGCAGGAGGTGATCGACGCCTCCGGCGAAGGCGCCCGCGTCACATCGATGCAGCGCATCCTGCAGGCGCTCTCGGATCCTTTCCTCGGGCACCTGCGCGGTCCGAACGCCGACTTCTACGTGCGGCAGTTCCACGACATGAAGGGGAGCATCGACGTCGAGGAGCTCGAGGACGGGCCGTTCATCACGTATGCCCAGGCGTGCGCGGCCACGGTCGCACGGGCACACAGCCAGTCCGTGACGGCATCCGAAGTGGCCGGCTACATCGGCAGCGGACGCGTGGTCGGGCAGGCGCTGCTCGACTGGGCGCGCGCCTACGCCGAGGTGTCGCTCGCCGACTATCGGGCCTTCCTGGCGGCATCCGTCGCGCCGTGA
- a CDS encoding dihydrodipicolinate synthase family protein, producing MVTDVLGDRLFTAAVTPMRADESIDHAALSTMLDSDVRRGVEGLYVCGSSGEGVLLSEGERIAVVETAVAAAGGRVPVVSHVGAMSTGEAIRIAAAAKDAGVAAISMIPPLYYGYSTPDVVRHFRSVIDAVDLPFVLYNIPQFTGRDISEGGFDELLALPQVVGVKHTSRNLYGAERIIRRYPHLTLVNGFDEFYLPALSIGARGAIGTTVSLQIELFLSLRRRFARGDLDGARAVQVRINDTVEGMVEVGVFGAAKYLGGRLSVPLGDCRAPLPAVDDDGRARLDTVFTRLQEHIAVTAEEDARAI from the coding sequence ATGGTGACCGACGTGCTCGGCGACCGCCTCTTCACCGCCGCCGTCACCCCGATGCGCGCCGACGAGAGCATCGATCACGCCGCGCTCTCCACGATGCTCGACAGCGACGTCCGCCGTGGGGTCGAAGGGCTGTACGTGTGCGGCTCGTCGGGGGAGGGCGTACTGCTCTCCGAGGGCGAGCGCATCGCCGTCGTCGAGACCGCGGTCGCCGCGGCCGGCGGGCGAGTCCCTGTGGTGTCGCACGTCGGTGCCATGTCGACCGGAGAGGCGATCCGCATCGCCGCCGCCGCGAAGGATGCCGGAGTCGCGGCGATCTCCATGATCCCGCCGCTGTACTACGGCTACTCGACCCCCGACGTGGTGCGGCACTTCCGCTCCGTGATCGACGCGGTCGACCTGCCCTTCGTGCTCTACAACATCCCCCAGTTCACCGGCCGCGACATCTCCGAGGGCGGCTTCGACGAGCTGCTCGCGCTGCCGCAGGTGGTCGGCGTGAAGCACACCTCGCGCAACCTGTACGGGGCCGAGCGCATCATCCGCCGCTACCCGCACCTGACGCTCGTGAACGGGTTCGACGAGTTCTACCTGCCGGCGCTGTCGATCGGCGCCCGCGGGGCGATCGGCACCACGGTGAGCCTGCAGATCGAGCTGTTCCTCTCGTTGCGCCGCCGCTTCGCCCGGGGAGACCTCGACGGGGCGCGCGCGGTGCAGGTGCGCATCAACGACACGGTCGAGGGCATGGTCGAGGTCGGCGTCTTCGGTGCGGCCAAGTACCTCGGGGGCCGGTTGTCTGTGCCTCTCGGCGACTGCCGTGCCCCGCTGCCCGCCGTGGACGATGACGGGCGCGCGCGCCTGGATACGGTGTTCACCCGACTGCAGGAGCACATCGCGGTCACGGCAGAGGAGGATGCTCGCGCCATCTGA
- a CDS encoding LacI family DNA-binding transcriptional regulator: protein MTTIYDVAERAGVSPATVSRVFNGTSVSAEKVAAVRKAAADLNFTPNRTARSLRTQSSEVIALVIPDIENPYFTEMARGVEDVASEAGYSVVLCNSDSQTEKEATYLQIAIAEHMSGVIIATASEATNLDSILSTGRPVVAVDRATRYDVDGVVIANRAAGIAATESLIEAGYRRIAYIGGPEDIDTAADRAAGWRAALAAAELSAEIGALQRFATFRVDGARAAMEELLDLPEPPDAVVAGNNLIGVGAIQVLTERGLTPPQFGVAVVGSLPFTTLSPTAVTMVRLPARHMGVTAARMLLERIGGDAQPARTVVLRGEVQHASAVRV, encoded by the coding sequence ATGACGACGATCTACGATGTCGCGGAACGGGCGGGTGTCTCGCCGGCGACGGTTTCGCGGGTGTTCAACGGCACCAGCGTCTCGGCCGAGAAGGTCGCCGCGGTGCGCAAAGCCGCTGCTGATCTGAACTTCACCCCGAATCGGACGGCGCGCTCGCTGCGTACACAGAGCTCCGAGGTCATCGCCCTCGTCATCCCCGACATCGAGAACCCGTACTTCACCGAGATGGCGCGCGGGGTCGAGGATGTCGCCTCCGAGGCCGGATACTCGGTCGTGCTGTGCAACTCCGACTCGCAGACCGAGAAGGAGGCGACGTACCTGCAGATCGCGATCGCCGAGCACATGTCGGGCGTGATCATCGCGACGGCATCCGAGGCCACGAACCTCGACAGCATCCTCTCCACCGGGCGTCCCGTCGTCGCCGTCGACCGCGCCACCCGGTATGACGTCGACGGCGTCGTGATCGCGAACAGGGCTGCGGGCATCGCGGCGACCGAGTCGCTGATCGAGGCCGGCTACCGGCGTATCGCCTACATCGGCGGGCCTGAGGACATCGACACCGCGGCCGACCGCGCCGCCGGGTGGCGGGCCGCACTCGCCGCTGCAGAGCTGTCGGCGGAGATCGGCGCGCTGCAGCGCTTCGCGACCTTCCGCGTCGACGGCGCCCGCGCGGCGATGGAGGAGCTGCTGGACCTCCCCGAACCGCCGGATGCCGTTGTCGCCGGCAACAACCTCATTGGCGTCGGGGCGATCCAGGTGCTCACCGAGCGGGGTCTCACGCCGCCGCAGTTCGGGGTGGCCGTGGTCGGCTCGTTGCCGTTCACCACGCTGTCTCCGACCGCGGTCACGATGGTGCGCCTGCCCGCCAGGCACATGGGGGTCACGGCGGCGCGGATGCTGCTCGAGCGCATCGGCGGAGACGCCCAGCCCGCACGCACCGTGGTGCTGCGTGGCGAGGTGCAGCACGCCAGCGCCGTGCGCGTCTGA
- a CDS encoding FGGY-family carbohydrate kinase, which yields MRCTLGVDVGTSSTKGVLVAADGAIIASATRAHDVSRPRTGWVEMDAAIWWDEFVSITRELLSAHPDAEVTAVGVSGMGPCILLADEDDEPVRPAILYGVDTRAGDQIERMTADLGVAEITRVGGSTLTSQAGGPKIAWVADEEPDAWARARRLFMPASWLARKLTGAYVLDHQSASQVSPLYDIENEQWHAPFWEQYAATIAQPRLAWAGDIAGTVTDDAAALTGLAAGIPVITGTIDAWTEAVSVGAHEPGDLMLMYGTTMFMVFTNSVATGEETLRTPSMWTTAGVFPGTRNLAGGLSTSGALTAWLKDLTDADYPQLLAEAEASGPGARGLLVLPYFAGERTPIQDPDARGVIAGLTLEHSRGDLYRAALEATALGVRHNVETMREAGADIRRIVAVGGGTQGQLWLQVVSDVTGLVQEVPATTIGASYGAAFLAATATAADAEAPLITDWNPVAQTITPNAALRATYDTLFDRYVRLYAATVEVVHELAADQRAATDSAPHSRPSTSSTEES from the coding sequence ATGCGATGCACTCTGGGAGTGGATGTCGGCACGTCGAGCACCAAGGGTGTGCTGGTCGCCGCCGACGGTGCGATCATCGCCTCGGCCACCCGCGCCCACGACGTCTCCCGCCCCCGCACGGGCTGGGTCGAGATGGATGCCGCGATCTGGTGGGACGAGTTCGTCTCGATCACCCGTGAACTCCTGAGCGCGCACCCCGACGCCGAGGTGACCGCGGTCGGCGTGAGCGGCATGGGCCCCTGCATCCTGCTCGCGGATGAAGACGACGAGCCTGTGCGCCCCGCGATCCTGTACGGCGTCGACACCAGGGCCGGCGATCAGATCGAGCGGATGACCGCCGACCTCGGCGTCGCGGAGATCACCCGCGTGGGCGGCTCGACGCTGACTTCGCAGGCCGGCGGCCCGAAGATCGCCTGGGTCGCCGATGAGGAGCCGGACGCCTGGGCGCGGGCGCGCCGACTGTTCATGCCCGCATCCTGGCTCGCTCGCAAGCTCACCGGCGCCTACGTGCTCGACCATCAGTCGGCCAGCCAGGTCTCGCCGCTGTACGACATCGAGAACGAGCAGTGGCATGCGCCGTTCTGGGAGCAGTACGCCGCGACCATCGCGCAGCCGCGACTCGCCTGGGCGGGTGACATCGCCGGTACCGTCACCGACGACGCTGCGGCGCTCACCGGCCTCGCGGCGGGCATCCCGGTGATCACCGGCACGATCGACGCCTGGACCGAGGCCGTCAGCGTCGGCGCGCACGAGCCCGGCGACCTCATGCTCATGTACGGCACGACGATGTTCATGGTCTTCACGAACAGCGTGGCGACCGGCGAGGAGACGCTGCGCACCCCCTCGATGTGGACCACGGCCGGCGTGTTCCCCGGCACGCGCAACCTCGCCGGCGGCCTCTCGACCTCCGGCGCCCTGACGGCCTGGCTCAAGGACCTCACTGACGCCGACTACCCCCAGTTGCTCGCCGAGGCCGAGGCATCGGGCCCCGGCGCGCGCGGTCTGCTGGTGCTGCCGTACTTCGCCGGCGAGCGCACGCCGATCCAGGACCCGGACGCCCGCGGTGTCATCGCCGGGTTGACCCTCGAGCACAGCCGGGGTGACCTGTATCGCGCGGCACTCGAGGCGACGGCGCTGGGTGTGCGGCACAACGTCGAGACCATGCGCGAGGCCGGTGCCGACATCCGTCGTATCGTCGCGGTCGGCGGGGGAACCCAGGGGCAGCTGTGGCTCCAGGTCGTCTCCGACGTGACCGGACTGGTGCAGGAGGTGCCGGCCACGACCATCGGCGCGAGCTACGGCGCCGCGTTCCTCGCCGCCACCGCGACCGCCGCCGACGCCGAGGCACCGCTCATCACCGACTGGAACCCGGTCGCGCAGACCATCACCCCGAACGCTGCCCTGCGCGCGACCTACGACACCCTGTTCGACCGGTACGTGCGCCTGTACGCGGCGACGGTGGAGGTCGTCCACGAACTCGCCGCCGACCAGCGCGCGGCGACAGACTCCGCACCCCACTCCCGCCCCTCGACTTCATCAACGGAGGAATCATGA